A genomic window from Pyxidicoccus trucidator includes:
- a CDS encoding response regulator translates to ANGDLSKKITVDVRGEILELKNTINTMVDQLNSFASEVTRVAREVGTEGKLGGQAVVKGVAGTWKDLTDNVNSMASNLTSQVRNIAEVTTAVARGDLSKKITVDVQGEILELKNTINTMVDQLSSFASEVTRVAREVGTEGKLGGQAEVKGVAGTWKDLTDNVNSMASNLTTQVRGIAKVVTAVANGDLKRKLVVDAKGEIAELADTINGMIDTLAVFADQVTTVAREVGIEGKLGGQARVPGTAGIWRDLTDNVNQLAANLTTQVRAIAEVATAVTKGDLTRFITVSAQGEVAALKDNINEMIRNLKDTTRKNTEQDWLKTNLAKFTRVLQGQRDLLTVSKVILSELAPLVDAQHGVFYISERAEGGEHVLKLLASYAYRERKGLANSFKYGEGLVGQCALEKEPILLSDVPDSYIRISSGLGEEVPRNIVVLPVLFEGEIKAVIELASFHRFSEVHLGFLEQLTESIGIVLNTIAANMRTEALLKQSQALTDELRKQQEELTETNKRLEQQATSLQQSEELLKRQQEELRRTNEELQEKAKLLSEQKTEVERKNGEVEQAKRALEEKAEQLSLTSKYKSEFLANMSHELRTPLNSLLILSQTLSDNVEGNLTSRQVEFAKTIHASGADLLELINDILDLSKIESGTMAVDVGPLRFSDLREFVDRTFRQVADKKGLEFNIGLADALPGELETDAKRLQQVLKNLLSNAFKFTESGSVALRIGMAKGGWTADHPVLTTAPSVVAFTVVDTGIGIPKDKHQIIFEAFQQADGSTARKYGGTGLGLSISREIARLLGGEIRLESEVGKGSIFTLYLPLDFVVERQPQESKSREPLPVAAALHAAVVEAPSTFPQTRVDIDDDRGTIQPGDRVLLAVTHTPDHAARLRAAAQGTGFKVLVSTEVEGALDAVRNARPVAVAVDLDLPEMAGWVVLDRLKHDAATRALPVYTVSDEDHRERALNLGAIGHLQAAADPEVAAAALEALKSFVERKGRTLLIVEDDNVHRQTLVELLGSEDVRTVAAGTAADALAALAERRFDCMVLDLGLPDMAGTELIRRIREQHGAGGPPIIVYTGRELTRSQETELRRVAEAIVVKDAQSPERLLEETSLFLHRAPSALTEPKRRMLEKARERDPLLVGRKVLVVDDDVRNIFALNTVLERYGMRVAFAESAREGLGLLEKDTDIELVLMDVMMPEMDGYQAMRAIRRMERVSHLPILALTAKAMKGDREKCLEAGASDYITKPVDIEKLLSLLRVWLHAPRGAQPRGPRTEVSS, encoded by the coding sequence GCGAATGGCGACCTGTCCAAGAAGATTACGGTCGACGTGCGCGGTGAAATCCTGGAGCTGAAGAACACCATCAACACGATGGTGGACCAGCTCAACTCGTTCGCCTCGGAGGTGACGCGCGTCGCCCGCGAGGTGGGTACGGAAGGCAAGCTGGGCGGTCAGGCCGTCGTGAAGGGCGTTGCCGGGACGTGGAAGGACCTCACCGACAACGTGAACTCGATGGCGTCCAACCTGACGTCGCAGGTGCGCAACATCGCGGAAGTCACCACGGCCGTTGCCCGAGGTGACCTGTCCAAGAAAATCACCGTGGACGTGCAGGGCGAAATCCTGGAGCTGAAGAACACCATCAACACCATGGTGGACCAGCTCTCGTCGTTCGCTTCCGAGGTGACGCGCGTCGCGCGCGAGGTGGGCACGGAAGGAAAGCTGGGCGGTCAGGCCGAGGTGAAGGGCGTCGCCGGCACGTGGAAGGACCTCACCGACAACGTGAACAGCATGGCCTCCAATCTCACCACCCAGGTGCGTGGCATCGCCAAGGTGGTGACGGCGGTGGCCAATGGTGACTTGAAGCGCAAGCTGGTGGTGGACGCGAAGGGTGAAATCGCCGAGCTGGCGGACACCATCAACGGGATGATTGACACGCTCGCGGTGTTCGCCGACCAGGTGACCACGGTGGCCCGCGAGGTGGGCATCGAAGGAAAGCTGGGCGGCCAGGCCCGCGTGCCCGGCACGGCCGGCATCTGGCGCGACCTCACGGACAACGTGAATCAGCTCGCCGCCAACCTCACCACGCAGGTGCGCGCCATCGCCGAGGTGGCTACCGCCGTGACGAAGGGTGACCTCACGCGGTTCATCACCGTGTCCGCGCAGGGCGAAGTGGCCGCCCTGAAGGACAACATCAACGAGATGATCCGCAACCTGAAGGACACCACGCGGAAGAACACGGAGCAGGACTGGCTGAAGACGAACCTGGCCAAGTTCACCCGCGTCCTCCAGGGGCAGCGCGACCTCCTCACGGTGTCCAAGGTCATCCTGTCGGAGCTGGCGCCGCTGGTGGACGCGCAGCACGGCGTCTTCTACATCTCCGAGCGCGCCGAGGGCGGGGAGCACGTCCTCAAGCTGCTGGCGTCGTACGCGTACCGGGAGCGCAAGGGGCTGGCCAACAGCTTCAAGTACGGCGAGGGGCTGGTAGGGCAGTGCGCCCTGGAGAAGGAGCCCATCCTCCTGTCGGACGTGCCGGACTCGTACATCCGCATCTCCTCCGGGCTGGGCGAAGAGGTGCCGCGCAACATCGTCGTGCTGCCGGTGCTCTTCGAGGGTGAAATCAAGGCCGTCATCGAGCTGGCCTCCTTCCACCGCTTCAGTGAGGTGCACCTGGGCTTCCTGGAGCAGCTCACGGAGTCCATCGGAATCGTCCTCAACACGATTGCCGCCAACATGCGCACGGAGGCGCTGCTGAAGCAGTCGCAGGCGCTCACCGACGAGCTCCGCAAGCAGCAGGAGGAGCTGACGGAGACGAACAAGCGGCTGGAGCAGCAGGCCACGTCGCTCCAGCAGTCCGAGGAGCTGCTCAAGCGGCAGCAGGAGGAGCTGCGCCGCACCAACGAGGAGCTGCAGGAGAAGGCGAAGCTGCTCTCCGAGCAGAAGACGGAGGTGGAGCGCAAGAATGGCGAGGTGGAGCAGGCCAAGCGCGCGCTCGAAGAGAAGGCCGAGCAGCTCAGCCTCACCTCCAAGTACAAGTCCGAGTTCCTCGCCAACATGAGCCACGAGCTGCGCACGCCGCTCAACTCGCTGCTCATCCTCAGCCAGACGCTCAGCGACAACGTGGAGGGCAACCTCACGTCGCGGCAGGTGGAGTTCGCCAAGACGATTCACGCCTCCGGCGCGGACCTGCTGGAGCTCATCAACGACATCCTCGACCTGTCCAAGATTGAGTCCGGCACCATGGCGGTGGACGTGGGGCCGCTGCGCTTCAGTGACTTGCGCGAGTTCGTGGACCGCACCTTCCGGCAGGTGGCGGACAAGAAGGGGCTGGAGTTCAACATCGGCCTGGCGGACGCGCTGCCCGGCGAGCTGGAGACGGACGCCAAGCGCCTGCAGCAGGTGCTCAAGAACCTCCTGTCCAACGCCTTCAAGTTCACCGAGTCCGGCTCGGTGGCGCTGCGCATCGGCATGGCGAAGGGCGGCTGGACGGCGGACCACCCGGTGCTCACCACGGCCCCGTCGGTGGTGGCCTTCACCGTGGTGGACACGGGCATCGGCATCCCCAAGGACAAGCATCAAATCATCTTCGAGGCGTTCCAGCAGGCGGACGGCTCCACCGCGCGCAAGTACGGCGGCACCGGCCTGGGGCTGTCCATCAGCCGCGAAATCGCGCGCCTGCTGGGCGGTGAAATCCGGCTGGAGAGCGAGGTGGGCAAGGGCAGCATCTTCACCCTCTACCTACCGCTGGACTTCGTGGTGGAGCGCCAGCCGCAGGAGTCGAAGAGCCGCGAGCCGCTGCCGGTCGCCGCGGCGCTGCACGCCGCGGTGGTGGAGGCGCCCTCGACCTTCCCCCAGACGCGGGTGGACATCGACGACGACCGGGGCACCATCCAGCCGGGAGACCGGGTGCTGCTGGCGGTGACGCACACGCCGGACCACGCGGCGCGGCTGCGGGCCGCGGCGCAGGGCACGGGCTTCAAGGTGCTCGTCTCCACGGAGGTGGAGGGGGCGCTGGACGCCGTCCGCAACGCGAGGCCGGTGGCGGTGGCCGTGGACCTGGACCTGCCGGAGATGGCGGGCTGGGTGGTGTTGGACCGGCTGAAGCATGACGCGGCCACCCGGGCGCTGCCGGTGTACACCGTGTCGGACGAGGACCACCGCGAGCGCGCGCTCAACCTGGGCGCCATCGGCCACCTGCAGGCGGCGGCGGACCCGGAAGTGGCCGCGGCGGCGCTGGAGGCGCTGAAGAGCTTCGTGGAACGGAAGGGTCGCACCCTGCTCATCGTCGAGGACGACAACGTCCACCGGCAGACGCTGGTGGAGTTGCTGGGCAGCGAGGACGTCCGCACGGTGGCGGCCGGCACCGCGGCGGACGCGCTGGCCGCCCTGGCCGAGCGCCGTTTCGACTGCATGGTGCTCGATTTGGGCCTGCCGGACATGGCCGGCACGGAGCTCATCCGCCGCATCCGCGAGCAGCACGGCGCGGGCGGGCCGCCCATCATCGTCTACACGGGCCGAGAGCTGACGCGCTCCCAGGAGACGGAGCTGCGGCGGGTGGCGGAGGCCATTGTCGTCAAGGACGCGCAGAGTCCCGAGCGGCTCCTGGAGGAGACGAGCCTCTTCCTCCACCGCGCGCCCTCGGCGCTCACCGAGCCCAAGCGCCGCATGCTGGAGAAGGCGCGCGAGAGAGACCCCCTGCTGGTCGGCCGCAAGGTGCTGGTGGTGGACGACGACGTGCGCAACATCTTCGCCCTCAACACCGTGCTGGAGCGCTACGGCATGCGGGTGGCCTTCGCGGAGAGCGCGCGCGAGGGGCTCGGCCTGCTGGAGAAGGACACGGACATCGAGCTGGTGCTGATGGACGTGATGATGCCGGAGATGGACGGCTACCAGGCCATGCGCGCCATCCGCCGCATGGAGCGCGTCAGCCACCTGCCGATTCTGGCCCTCACCGCCAAGGCGATGAAGGGAGACCGGGAGAAGTGCCTGGAGGCCGGCGCGTCCGACTACATCACCAAGCCGGTGGACA
- a CDS encoding HAMP domain-containing protein, translating into MTTKKVSPRRPAVAAPPPPRVREEDDANALDSRQLLRVLTAVRKGDFTIRMPVDKVGSAGKVADTLNEIIELNERMSREFERIGTVVGKEGRITQRGNVAGALGSWADCVESVNTLVADLVQPTTEMGRVIGAVAKGDLSQTMALEVDGRPLKGEFLRTARLVNGMVEQLGAFASEVTRVAREVGTDGKLGGQAKVKGVAGTWKDLTDNVNSMASNLTAQVRSIAEVTTAVARGDLSKKITVDVRGEILELKNTINTMVDQLSSFASEVTRVAREVGTEGKLGGQAVVKGVGGTWKDLTDNVNSMASNLTAQVRNIAEVTTAVANGDLSKKITVDAKGEVLELKNTINTMVDQLNSFASEVTRVAREVGTEGKLGGQAMVKGVAGTWKDLTDNVNSMASNLTSQVRNIAEVTTAVANGDLSKKITVDVRGEILELKNTINTMVDQLNSFASEVTRVA; encoded by the coding sequence ATGACCACCAAGAAGGTTTCCCCCCGCCGCCCTGCCGTGGCGGCCCCTCCGCCGCCCCGGGTCCGGGAGGAAGACGACGCCAACGCGTTGGACTCTCGCCAGCTGCTGCGCGTGCTCACCGCCGTCCGCAAGGGCGACTTCACCATCCGCATGCCGGTGGACAAGGTGGGCAGCGCCGGCAAGGTGGCCGACACGCTCAATGAAATCATCGAGCTCAACGAGCGCATGTCGCGCGAGTTCGAGCGCATCGGTACCGTCGTCGGCAAGGAGGGCCGCATCACCCAGCGCGGCAACGTCGCGGGCGCGCTGGGCTCCTGGGCGGACTGCGTCGAGTCCGTCAACACGCTGGTCGCCGACCTGGTGCAGCCCACCACGGAGATGGGCCGCGTCATCGGCGCGGTGGCCAAGGGCGACCTGTCCCAGACGATGGCGCTGGAGGTGGATGGCCGTCCCCTGAAGGGCGAGTTCCTCCGCACCGCCCGGCTGGTGAACGGCATGGTGGAGCAGCTCGGCGCGTTCGCCTCGGAGGTGACGCGCGTGGCCCGCGAGGTGGGCACCGACGGAAAGCTCGGTGGACAGGCCAAGGTGAAGGGCGTGGCCGGCACGTGGAAGGACCTCACGGACAACGTGAACTCCATGGCCTCCAACCTCACCGCCCAGGTGCGCAGCATCGCCGAAGTCACCACGGCCGTGGCCAGGGGCGACCTGTCCAAGAAGATTACGGTCGACGTGCGCGGTGAAATCCTGGAGCTGAAGAACACCATCAACACGATGGTGGATCAGCTGTCGTCGTTCGCCTCGGAAGTGACGCGCGTCGCTCGTGAAGTGGGTACGGAAGGCAAGCTGGGCGGCCAGGCCGTCGTGAAGGGCGTGGGCGGTACATGGAAGGACCTCACGGACAACGTGAACTCCATGGCCTCCAACCTCACGGCGCAGGTGCGCAACATCGCCGAAGTCACCACGGCCGTCGCGAATGGCGACCTGTCCAAGAAGATTACGGTCGACGCGAAGGGTGAGGTGCTGGAGCTGAAGAACACCATCAACACGATGGTGGACCAGCTCAACTCGTTCGCCTCGGAAGTGACGCGCGTGGCCCGCGAGGTGGGCACGGAGGGGAAGCTCGGCGGTCAGGCGATGGTGAAGGGCGTGGCCGGCACATGGAAGGACCTCACGGACAACGTGAACTCCATGGCCTCCAACCTCACCTCGCAGGTGCGCAACATCGCCGAAGTCACCACGGCCGTCGCGAATGGCGACCTGTCCAAGAAGATTACGGTCGACGTGCGCGGTGAAATCCTGGAGCTGAAGAACACCATCAACACGATGGTGGACCAGCTCAACTCGTTCGCCTCGGAGGTGACGCGCGTCGCCC